A DNA window from Enterobacter cloacae subsp. cloacae ATCC 13047 contains the following coding sequences:
- a CDS encoding SDR family oxidoreductase, which yields MNSEKVALIFGGARGIGAAIAARLAKEGYRVAVTWVSRPDRANALVSSITDAGGVALAINADSADASAIQAAVDATINHYGRLDVAVVNAGVLRLGMLEDYSVDDLDATLSVNVRGVFLSVQAAVKRMREGGRVITIGSNTAVRTGHAGSSVYAMSKAAVAAMVQNLALDLAPKRITINNIQPGPIATDMTAGMAEQITAHIPLKRIGQPEEIASLAAWLAGEESGYMTGASLTIDGGFVL from the coding sequence ATGAATAGTGAAAAAGTTGCGTTGATTTTCGGCGGCGCACGTGGAATTGGTGCGGCTATAGCGGCACGACTGGCGAAGGAAGGATATCGCGTTGCCGTGACATGGGTATCACGTCCGGACCGGGCTAATGCGCTGGTCTCATCCATTACTGATGCGGGCGGGGTGGCGCTGGCGATTAACGCTGATAGCGCAGATGCAAGTGCAATTCAGGCTGCGGTTGATGCCACGATCAACCATTACGGCAGGCTGGATGTTGCCGTAGTGAACGCAGGCGTACTGCGGCTGGGTATGCTTGAGGATTATTCAGTGGACGATCTGGATGCCACGCTGTCGGTGAACGTGCGCGGCGTTTTCCTCTCTGTGCAGGCGGCAGTTAAACGAATGAGGGAAGGGGGAAGGGTGATCACCATTGGCAGCAATACCGCTGTGCGAACCGGGCATGCGGGTAGTAGCGTTTATGCGATGAGTAAAGCTGCGGTGGCAGCCATGGTGCAAAACCTGGCGCTGGATCTGGCTCCGAAGCGGATCACAATTAACAATATCCAGCCCGGCCCCATCGCCACGGATATGACGGCCGGAATGGCGGAGCAGATCACTGCACATATCCCTTTAAAACGCATTGGGCAGCCTGAGGAGATCGCATCACTTGCCGCATGGCTTGCTGGAGAAGAGTCTGGATATATGACAGGCGCGAGCCTGACGATTGACGGTGGATTCGTGCTTTAA
- a CDS encoding EAL domain-containing protein, which translates to MNTIAFLKQNKDRWWALPLILPVVLLPVLSAANTLTQLGDGIVALYYLPLFFLLTLMLFFGVGAIPGIVLSLFIRYYPQVGLFETVAGIFHFIIPLVLSWGGYRVFAPRRNMTAYGDIRLMAQRIFWQVLCPATLFLVLFQFAVYLGVYESRQSLAGLNPLNIHTLINYQALLVSGLTGVPLSYLIIRLIRHPRYFRALISQSRAQIDKKVTFIEFLVWLIILGGLLLLLLIPMNENSSIFTTNYTLSLLMPVMLWGAMRFGYRLTSLIWTPVLLVSIHYFYRYIPVNQGYDIQLAITSSSYLVFSFVVVYMSMLSTRQRAVNKRSRRLALLDPVVHMPNLRALLRDLARNPWSALCLLRIPELEVLGRNYGVLLRILYKQQLAQWVNGTLQPNERVYHLTGYDLAVRLNAESHQQRIETLDEHIKQFRFIWDGMPLQPQVGMSYCYVRSPVNHLYLVLGELGVIADLSLSTNHPENLQQRGAVHLQRSLKDKIAMMSRLQKALDNNEFTLLAQPVRGLRGDRYHEVLLRMPDADGVLLTPDRFLPVAQEFGLSSRVDLWVLERTLRFLAEHRDRLPGQRFAINLAPSTVCRVQFPLEVSRLLNKYAVEAWQLIFEVTECSTFGSAEQAMHTLRQLQKMGVRIAIDDFGTGYASYARLKSVDADILKIDGSFIRNIVSNSLDYQIVASICHLARMKKMLVVAEYVETEEIRSAVHALGIDYVQGYLIGRPEALESLLEAEASVADA; encoded by the coding sequence ATGAACACTATCGCTTTCCTGAAACAGAATAAAGACCGCTGGTGGGCGCTGCCGCTTATTTTACCGGTGGTGTTGCTGCCCGTGCTGAGCGCGGCCAATACCCTGACGCAACTGGGCGACGGCATTGTGGCACTCTATTATCTGCCGCTCTTTTTCCTGCTCACCTTAATGCTGTTTTTCGGCGTTGGGGCGATTCCCGGAATAGTGCTGTCGCTGTTTATTCGCTATTACCCGCAAGTTGGGCTGTTTGAAACCGTTGCCGGGATCTTCCATTTTATTATTCCCTTAGTGCTGAGTTGGGGCGGTTATCGCGTCTTTGCCCCCAGACGCAATATGACGGCTTACGGCGATATACGGCTGATGGCGCAGCGCATTTTCTGGCAGGTGTTATGTCCGGCAACGCTGTTTCTGGTGCTGTTTCAGTTTGCGGTTTATCTGGGCGTGTATGAGAGTCGCCAGAGCCTGGCGGGGCTGAACCCGCTTAATATTCACACGCTGATCAACTATCAGGCGCTGCTGGTCAGCGGCTTAACGGGCGTACCGCTGAGTTACCTGATAATCCGTCTGATTCGCCATCCGCGTTACTTCAGGGCATTGATTTCTCAGAGTCGCGCGCAGATCGATAAAAAGGTGACGTTCATCGAGTTTCTGGTCTGGTTGATCATACTGGGCGGGCTGCTGCTGTTGCTGCTGATACCAATGAATGAGAACAGCTCTATCTTCACCACTAACTACACGCTGTCGCTCCTGATGCCGGTGATGCTCTGGGGCGCGATGCGCTTTGGTTACAGGCTGACATCCCTCATCTGGACGCCGGTCCTGCTGGTCTCAATTCACTATTTTTACCGTTATATCCCTGTGAATCAGGGCTACGACATTCAACTGGCGATCACCTCTTCCAGCTACCTGGTCTTCTCGTTTGTGGTGGTCTATATGTCGATGCTGTCGACCCGCCAGCGTGCCGTGAATAAGCGCTCCCGCAGGCTGGCGCTCCTCGACCCGGTTGTCCATATGCCTAACCTGCGGGCGTTGTTACGCGATCTGGCCCGGAACCCGTGGTCGGCGCTCTGTTTACTGCGTATTCCTGAACTGGAAGTGCTGGGCCGAAATTATGGCGTGCTGCTGCGAATTTTGTACAAACAGCAGCTGGCACAGTGGGTTAATGGCACACTCCAGCCCAATGAGCGGGTGTATCACCTTACCGGGTATGATCTGGCGGTGCGACTCAACGCGGAATCGCACCAGCAGCGAATCGAGACGCTGGATGAGCATATCAAACAGTTCCGTTTTATCTGGGATGGCATGCCGCTACAGCCGCAGGTGGGCATGAGTTACTGCTATGTACGCTCACCCGTGAACCATCTCTATCTGGTGCTGGGGGAGTTAGGGGTTATTGCCGATCTGTCGCTCTCAACCAACCACCCGGAAAACCTTCAGCAGCGTGGTGCTGTCCATCTGCAGCGCAGCCTGAAGGATAAAATCGCGATGATGAGCCGCCTGCAAAAGGCGCTCGACAACAACGAATTCACCCTGCTGGCGCAGCCCGTTCGCGGCCTGCGTGGCGATCGCTATCATGAAGTGCTGCTGCGGATGCCGGATGCGGACGGCGTGTTACTTACTCCCGATCGGTTCCTGCCCGTCGCTCAGGAGTTTGGCCTGTCGTCGCGGGTCGATTTGTGGGTGCTGGAGCGCACGCTGCGTTTCCTGGCCGAACACCGTGACAGGCTGCCCGGCCAGCGCTTTGCCATTAATCTTGCGCCCTCAACCGTTTGTCGGGTGCAGTTCCCGCTGGAGGTGAGCCGTCTGCTGAATAAATACGCCGTGGAGGCGTGGCAGTTGATCTTCGAGGTGACCGAGTGCAGTACCTTCGGCAGCGCGGAGCAGGCGATGCATACCCTCCGGCAGCTACAAAAAATGGGCGTACGCATTGCGATAGATGATTTTGGTACCGGCTATGCAAGCTATGCGCGGCTGAAAAGCGTGGACGCAGACATCCTCAAGATTGACGGCAGCTTTATTCGCAATATCGTCAGCAACAGCCTGGATTACCAGATTGTGGCCTCTATTTGCCATTTAGCGCGAATGAAAAAGATGCTGGTGGTTGCGGAATATGTGGAGACCGAAGAGATACGTAGCGCGGTTCACGCGCTCGGTATCGACTATGTGCAGGGCTATCTGATAGGTCGGCCGGAGGCGCTTGAGTCACTGCTGGAGGCAGAGGCGTCCGTAGCGGACGCCTGA
- a CDS encoding YfgG family protein produces MSQATRMRKRHRFNTRMTRIILLISFLFFFGRFVYSSIGAWYHHQDKLQSQQTGLVVDAPVR; encoded by the coding sequence GTGAGTCAGGCCACACGTATGCGAAAACGACATCGATTTAACACTCGAATGACCCGCATCATATTGCTTATCAGCTTCCTGTTTTTCTTTGGCCGCTTCGTTTATTCCTCCATTGGTGCCTGGTATCACCATCAGGACAAACTCCAGTCGCAGCAAACGGGTCTGGTGGTCGACGCACCCGTGCGCTAG
- the iolB gene encoding 5-deoxy-glucuronate isomerase yields the protein MSRLLSRWQQPNAEGRTQSVTPERAGWGYVGFEAYELQEGHQLTLPAVSEERCLVLVAGRASISTPSAQFNDIGERMSPFERIKPWAVYVTPQETVQVKALTKLELAVCAAPGKGSWPTRLIAPQDIDAEARGKGHNQRYVHNILPEDKPADSLLVVEVWTNEGCTSSYPSHKHDTDNPPQETYLEETYYHRLNPEQGFCMQRVYTDDRTLDECMAVYNRDVVMVPKGYHPVATLAGYDSYYLNVMAGPVRKWMFTWEEDHAWINRDYPAESGG from the coding sequence ATGTCACGTCTGCTATCACGCTGGCAACAGCCGAACGCTGAAGGGCGGACCCAGTCCGTCACGCCGGAACGCGCCGGGTGGGGATATGTTGGCTTTGAGGCCTATGAGTTGCAGGAGGGGCATCAGTTGACGCTGCCCGCCGTCAGCGAAGAGCGCTGTCTGGTGTTGGTGGCCGGGCGCGCCTCCATCAGCACGCCTTCCGCGCAGTTTAACGATATTGGCGAGCGGATGAGCCCGTTCGAGCGCATCAAGCCGTGGGCGGTGTACGTTACCCCGCAGGAGACGGTGCAAGTGAAGGCGCTCACGAAGCTGGAACTGGCGGTTTGTGCCGCTCCGGGTAAAGGTAGCTGGCCGACGCGGCTGATTGCACCGCAGGATATCGACGCTGAAGCGCGCGGCAAAGGCCATAACCAGCGCTATGTGCACAACATTCTGCCGGAAGACAAACCGGCTGACAGCCTGCTGGTGGTGGAGGTCTGGACCAACGAAGGCTGCACCAGCTCGTACCCGAGCCATAAGCACGACACGGATAATCCGCCCCAGGAGACGTATCTGGAGGAGACCTATTACCATCGCCTCAACCCGGAGCAGGGGTTCTGTATGCAGCGGGTCTACACTGACGACAGAACGCTGGATGAATGCATGGCGGTCTACAACCGTGACGTGGTGATGGTGCCGAAGGGCTACCACCCGGTGGCAACCCTGGCGGGGTATGACAGCTACTACCTCAACGTGATGGCCGGGCCGGTGCGCAAATGGATGTTCACGTGGGAAGAGGACCACGCGTGGATTAACCGGGATTACCCCGCAGAGAGTGGGGGCTGA
- a CDS encoding DUF6130 family protein, protein MIRQHLLLPLLALTSSVCAAPLSGLSAADVNGPAAVAPLEQPQPPARLIVDPPLAGPLSKGAVFIQYRVENLRIEPVFGPDALKVTPRIGHIHVVVDDAPWHWADTSGEPVILVGLPAGKHKVTIILADPTHKPLDHKTLEFTVPPHAPVHHF, encoded by the coding sequence ATGATTCGCCAGCATCTGTTGCTACCTTTACTCGCGCTGACGTCTTCCGTCTGCGCCGCGCCCCTGAGCGGCCTCAGCGCCGCCGACGTCAACGGTCCGGCTGCCGTTGCCCCGCTTGAGCAGCCCCAGCCGCCCGCCAGGCTGATTGTCGATCCGCCGCTGGCAGGCCCGCTGAGTAAGGGTGCTGTCTTTATTCAGTACCGTGTTGAAAACCTGCGCATAGAACCTGTCTTTGGACCCGATGCGCTGAAAGTCACTCCGCGCATCGGCCATATTCACGTTGTGGTGGATGACGCACCCTGGCACTGGGCGGACACCAGCGGTGAGCCGGTGATTCTGGTGGGACTGCCCGCCGGAAAACACAAGGTGACCATTATCCTGGCCGACCCGACGCATAAGCCTCTCGACCATAAAACCCTTGAATTCACCGTGCCGCCGCATGCGCCGGTCCACCATTTCTGA
- the ppx gene encoding exopolyphosphatase has translation MPINDKTPRPQEFAAVDLGSNSFHMVIAREVDGALQIIGRLKQRVHLADGLDERSMLSEEAMERGLNCLSLFAERLQGFSPSSVCIVGTHTLRQALNAPEFLKRAEKVIPYPIEIISGNEEARLIFMGVEHTQPEKGRKLVIDIGGGSTELVIGEDFEPRLVESRRMGCVSFAQMYFPGGAISRENFQRARMAAVQKLENLAWQYRIQGWNVALGASGTIKAAHEVLLAMGEKDGFITPERLTLLTEEVLKHKSFDALSLPGLSDERKAVFVPGLAILCGVFDALAIKELRLSDGALREGVLYEMEGRFRHQDIRSRTAQSLANQYNIDREQAKRVLETTVQMYDQWQEQNPKLAHPQLAALLKWAAMLHEVGLNINHSGMHRHSAYILQNSDLPGFNQEQQTMMATLVRYHRKAIKLDDLPRFTLFKKKQFLPMIQLLRLGVLLNNQRQATTTPPTLKLKTDDHHWTLSFPHDWFSQNALVLLDLEKEQQYWEAVTGWLLKIEEESADVAA, from the coding sequence ATGCCGATAAATGATAAGACCCCACGACCACAGGAATTCGCCGCGGTCGACCTTGGTTCTAACAGTTTCCACATGGTCATCGCCCGTGAGGTGGATGGCGCGCTGCAGATCATCGGTCGTCTGAAGCAGCGCGTACACCTGGCAGATGGTCTTGATGAACGCAGCATGCTCAGCGAAGAGGCGATGGAGCGCGGCCTGAACTGCCTGTCGCTGTTTGCCGAACGCCTGCAGGGCTTCTCACCCTCCAGCGTCTGCATTGTGGGAACGCATACCCTGCGCCAGGCGCTGAATGCCCCTGAATTCCTCAAGCGTGCGGAAAAAGTGATCCCCTACCCCATTGAGATCATCTCCGGTAACGAAGAGGCGCGTCTGATTTTTATGGGCGTTGAGCACACGCAGCCGGAAAAAGGCCGCAAGCTGGTGATTGATATCGGCGGCGGCTCCACAGAGCTGGTCATTGGTGAAGACTTTGAACCGCGTCTGGTGGAAAGCCGCCGTATGGGCTGCGTCAGCTTTGCGCAGATGTATTTCCCGGGCGGTGCGATCTCGCGGGAAAACTTCCAGCGGGCGCGCATGGCCGCCGTTCAGAAGCTGGAAAATCTGGCCTGGCAGTACCGTATCCAGGGCTGGAACGTCGCGCTGGGGGCCTCGGGCACCATCAAAGCGGCCCATGAAGTGCTGCTGGCGATGGGTGAAAAAGACGGTTTTATCACCCCCGAACGCCTGACGTTGCTGACCGAAGAGGTGCTGAAACATAAAAGTTTCGATGCGTTAAGCCTGCCGGGTCTTTCCGACGAGCGTAAAGCGGTGTTTGTACCGGGGCTGGCTATCCTGTGCGGCGTATTCGATGCGCTGGCTATTAAGGAGCTTCGTCTCTCTGACGGCGCGCTGCGTGAAGGCGTGCTGTATGAGATGGAAGGCCGCTTCCGCCATCAGGATATTCGCAGCCGCACCGCGCAAAGCCTGGCAAACCAGTACAACATCGACCGCGAACAGGCGAAGCGGGTGCTGGAAACGACCGTTCAGATGTACGATCAGTGGCAGGAGCAGAATCCGAAGCTTGCCCATCCGCAGCTTGCCGCCCTGCTGAAATGGGCCGCGATGCTGCACGAAGTGGGCCTGAACATCAACCACAGCGGCATGCACCGTCATTCCGCCTACATTCTGCAAAACAGCGATTTGCCGGGCTTCAACCAGGAGCAGCAAACCATGATGGCGACGCTGGTGCGCTATCATCGCAAAGCCATTAAGCTCGACGATCTGCCGCGCTTCACGCTGTTCAAGAAAAAGCAGTTCCTGCCGATGATTCAGCTGCTGCGTCTGGGCGTGCTGCTGAATAACCAGCGTCAGGCCACTACCACGCCGCCCACGCTGAAACTCAAAACGGATGACCATCACTGGACGCTGAGCTTCCCGCACGACTGGTTTAGCCAGAATGCGCTGGTTCTGCTGGATCTGGAAAAAGAGCAGCAGTACTGGGAAGCGGTCACCGGCTGGCTGCTCAAAATCGAAGAAGAGAGCGCCGACGTCGCGGCGTAA
- a CDS encoding alpha/beta fold hydrolase: protein MKTLSILTAGLLAMSASAFAQSETSVVLVHGAFADGSSWNKVISLLQKRHTEVIAVQLPLTSLKDDVAATRRAIARAHGDVVLVGHSWGGTVISEAGNDARVKSLVYVAAFAPDAGQSTAELANSYPAPPGSAGIAKTADGFLYLPPASVSKDFAPDVKPGEQQIIAATQGPIKGDAFGEKVTRAAWHAKPSWYVVSKNDRMINPELERAMAKAIHANTTEVAASHVSMVSQPEAIARTIEQARQMH from the coding sequence ATGAAAACATTATCGATACTGACGGCGGGTCTGCTGGCGATGTCGGCCAGCGCCTTTGCGCAGAGTGAAACCAGCGTGGTGCTGGTGCATGGCGCCTTTGCCGACGGCAGCAGCTGGAACAAGGTGATTTCCCTTTTGCAGAAACGCCACACCGAAGTCATAGCCGTCCAGCTGCCGCTGACCTCACTAAAAGATGACGTAGCAGCCACCCGGCGCGCCATCGCTCGTGCACACGGGGACGTGGTACTGGTAGGTCACTCCTGGGGCGGCACCGTGATTAGCGAGGCCGGCAACGATGCGCGGGTGAAATCACTGGTGTATGTGGCGGCGTTCGCGCCGGACGCCGGTCAGTCAACGGCAGAGCTGGCGAATAGCTACCCGGCGCCACCGGGGAGCGCGGGTATCGCGAAAACCGCGGACGGCTTTTTATACCTGCCGCCTGCGTCGGTCAGTAAGGACTTCGCACCGGATGTGAAACCGGGTGAACAACAGATCATCGCCGCCACACAGGGGCCAATAAAGGGCGATGCGTTTGGCGAAAAAGTCACTCGCGCGGCGTGGCACGCGAAGCCGAGCTGGTATGTGGTAAGCAAGAACGACCGGATGATCAATCCTGAGCTTGAACGCGCGATGGCGAAGGCCATCCACGCGAACACCACCGAGGTCGCGGCAAGCCACGTGTCGATGGTGAGCCAGCCGGAAGCCATTGCCCGCACGATTGAGCAGGCGAGGCAGATGCACTGA
- the ppk1 gene encoding polyphosphate kinase 1 translates to MGQEKLYIEKELSWLAFNERVLQEAADKSNPLIERMRFLGIYSNNLDEFYKVRFAELKRRIIISEEQGLNSHSRHLLGKIQSRVLKADQEFDGLYNELLLEMARNQIFLINERQLSVNQQNWLRHYFKQYLRQHITPILINRETDLVQFLKDDYTYLAVEIIRGESIRYALLEIPSDKVPRFVNLPPETPRRRKPMILLDNILRYCLDDIFKGFFDYDALNAYSMKMTRDAEYDLVHEMEASLMELMSSSLKQRLTAEPVRFVYQRDMPDAMVEMLRDKLTISRYDSIVPGGRYHNFKDFIGFPNVGKANLVNKPLPRLRHLWFDKFRNGFDAIRERDVLLYYPYHTFEHVLELLRQASFDPSVLAIKINIYRVAKDSRIIDAMIHAAHNGKKVTVVVELQARFDEEANIHWARRLTEAGVHVIFSAPGLKIHAKLFLISRKEGDDVVRYAHIGTGNFNEKTARIYTDYSLLTADARITNEVRRVFNFIENPYRPVSFDYLLVSPQNSRRLLYDMIDKEIANAQKGLSSGITLKLNNLVDKGLVDRLYAASSSGVPVNLLIRGMCSLIPELEGISDNIRVISIVDRYLEHDRVYIFDNAGDKQVYLSSADWMTRNIDYRIEVAAPLLDPRLKQRILDIIEILFSDTVKARYIDKELSNRYVPRGNRRKVRSQLAIYDYIKSLEQPD, encoded by the coding sequence ATGGGTCAGGAAAAGTTATATATCGAGAAAGAGCTAAGCTGGTTAGCATTCAACGAACGCGTACTCCAGGAAGCGGCGGACAAAAGCAACCCGCTTATTGAGCGCATGCGTTTTTTGGGCATTTATTCCAACAACCTTGATGAGTTCTACAAGGTTCGCTTTGCCGAGCTGAAACGGCGGATCATCATCAGCGAAGAGCAGGGCTTAAACTCTCACTCTCGCCATCTGTTAGGCAAAATTCAGTCCCGCGTGTTGAAAGCCGATCAGGAATTTGACGGCCTCTATAACGAATTGCTGCTGGAGATGGCACGCAATCAAATCTTCCTGATTAACGAACGTCAGCTCTCCGTTAACCAACAAAACTGGCTGCGCCACTACTTTAAACAGTATCTGCGCCAGCACATCACCCCTATTCTGATCAACCGCGAAACCGATCTGGTGCAGTTCCTGAAAGATGACTACACCTACCTGGCGGTGGAAATTATTCGCGGTGAATCCATCCGTTACGCGCTGCTGGAGATCCCGTCCGACAAGGTGCCACGTTTTGTGAACCTGCCGCCGGAAACCCCGCGCAGACGCAAACCGATGATCCTGCTGGATAACATCCTGCGCTACTGTCTGGACGATATCTTCAAAGGCTTCTTCGATTACGACGCGTTAAACGCCTACTCGATGAAGATGACCCGTGACGCCGAATATGACCTGGTGCACGAGATGGAAGCCAGCCTGATGGAGCTGATGTCCTCCAGCCTCAAGCAGCGTCTGACGGCCGAACCGGTGCGCTTTGTCTATCAGCGTGATATGCCAGACGCGATGGTGGAAATGCTGCGCGACAAGCTGACTATCTCGCGCTATGACTCCATCGTGCCGGGCGGTCGTTACCATAACTTTAAAGACTTTATTGGCTTCCCGAACGTCGGCAAAGCCAATCTGGTGAATAAACCGCTGCCGCGCCTGCGTCATCTCTGGTTCGATAAGTTCCGTAACGGTTTCGATGCCATCCGCGAACGCGACGTCCTGCTCTACTATCCGTATCACACGTTTGAACACGTGCTGGAGCTGCTGCGTCAGGCCTCCTTTGACCCGAGCGTGCTGGCAATCAAAATCAATATTTACCGCGTGGCGAAAGACTCCCGCATCATCGACGCGATGATCCACGCCGCGCACAACGGCAAAAAAGTGACCGTGGTGGTTGAGCTGCAGGCACGTTTCGACGAAGAGGCCAATATCCACTGGGCGCGCCGTCTGACGGAAGCGGGTGTACACGTTATCTTCTCTGCCCCGGGGCTGAAAATTCACGCCAAGCTGTTCCTTATCTCCCGTAAAGAGGGTGACGACGTGGTGCGCTATGCCCACATCGGTACCGGGAACTTTAACGAGAAAACCGCACGAATTTATACCGACTACTCGTTGCTGACCGCCGACGCGCGCATCACCAACGAGGTGCGTCGGGTGTTCAACTTTATTGAGAACCCGTACCGCCCGGTGAGCTTCGATTATCTGCTGGTGTCACCGCAGAACTCGCGCCGCCTGCTGTACGATATGATCGACAAAGAAATTGCCAACGCCCAGAAAGGCTTGTCGTCCGGCATCACGCTGAAGCTCAACAATCTGGTCGACAAAGGTCTCGTGGACAGACTCTATGCGGCGTCCAGCTCCGGCGTTCCGGTTAACCTGCTGATCCGCGGCATGTGCTCCCTCATCCCGGAACTGGAAGGCATCAGCGATAATATTCGCGTCATCAGCATTGTCGACCGCTACCTGGAGCACGATCGGGTCTATATTTTCGATAATGCGGGAGATAAACAGGTCTATCTCTCTTCGGCAGACTGGATGACGCGCAATATTGATTATCGAATTGAAGTCGCAGCGCCACTGCTGGATCCGCGCCTGAAACAGCGTATTCTCGACATTATCGAGATTCTGTTTAGCGACACGGTGAAAGCGCGCTATATCGACAAAGAACTCAGTAACCGCTATGTACCGCGCGGCAACCGCCGCAAAGTGCGGTCGCAACTGGCGATTTACGACTATATCAAATCACTCGAGCAACCCGATTAA
- the purN gene encoding phosphoribosylglycinamide formyltransferase produces MKNIVVLISGNGSNLQAIIDACKQKKINGTIRAVFSNKADAFGLERAREANIPAHALEASQFAGREAFDRELVQEIDAYAPDVVVLAGYMRILSPAFVGHYAGRLMNIHPSLLPKYPGLHTHRQVLENGDEEHGTSVHFVTDELDGGPVILQAKVPVFDGDTEDDITERVQSQEHAIYPLVVSWFVDGRLAMRDGAAWLDGMKLPPQGYAAEE; encoded by the coding sequence ATGAAAAACATCGTGGTGCTCATTTCCGGCAACGGAAGCAATTTGCAGGCCATCATTGACGCCTGCAAACAGAAGAAAATCAATGGCACCATTCGGGCAGTATTCAGCAACAAGGCCGACGCGTTCGGCCTTGAGCGCGCCCGGGAAGCAAACATTCCCGCGCACGCGCTGGAGGCCAGTCAGTTCGCTGGCCGTGAAGCATTTGACCGCGAGCTGGTTCAGGAGATTGATGCCTACGCGCCGGACGTTGTGGTGCTGGCGGGGTATATGCGTATCCTGAGCCCGGCGTTTGTCGGGCACTACGCCGGGCGTCTGATGAATATCCACCCTTCGCTTCTGCCGAAATATCCCGGCCTGCACACCCATCGTCAGGTGCTGGAAAACGGCGATGAAGAGCACGGGACCTCGGTGCATTTCGTGACCGATGAGCTGGACGGCGGACCGGTGATCCTGCAGGCGAAAGTCCCGGTCTTTGACGGCGACACCGAAGACGACATCACCGAACGGGTGCAGAGCCAGGAACATGCCATTTATCCACTGGTGGTCAGCTGGTTTGTCGACGGGCGTCTGGCGATGCGCGACGGGGCTGCCTGGCTGGATGGCATGAAACTGCCCCCGCAGGGTTACGCGGCCGAAGAGTAG
- the purM gene encoding phosphoribosylformylglycinamidine cyclo-ligase gives MTNKTSLSYKDAGVDIDAGNALVDRIKGVVKKTRRPEVMGGLGGFGALCALPQKYREPVLVSGTDGVGTKLRLAMDLKRHDTIGIDLVAMCVNDLVVQGAEPLFFLDYYATGKLDVDTAASVINGIAEGCLQSGCALVGGETAEMPGMYHGEDYDVAGFCVGVVEKSEIIDGSKVADGDVLIALASSGPHSNGYSLVRKILEVSGCDPQTTELEGKPLADHLLAPTRIYVKNVLELIENVDVHAIAHLTGGGFWENIPRVLPDNTQAVIDESSWQWPAVFNWLQTAGNVSSHEMYRTFNCGVGMVIALPASEADKAVKLLTDKGENAWKIGIIKASDSEQRVVIE, from the coding sequence GTGACCAACAAAACTTCTCTCAGCTACAAAGATGCCGGTGTTGATATTGACGCAGGTAATGCGCTGGTTGACCGAATCAAAGGTGTGGTGAAAAAAACCCGCCGCCCGGAAGTGATGGGTGGTCTGGGTGGCTTCGGCGCACTGTGCGCGCTGCCGCAAAAATATCGTGAACCTGTTCTGGTCTCGGGTACTGACGGTGTAGGCACAAAACTGCGCCTGGCGATGGATTTAAAACGTCACGACACGATCGGTATCGATCTGGTCGCGATGTGTGTAAACGACCTGGTGGTACAGGGCGCTGAGCCGCTGTTCTTCCTCGACTACTACGCGACAGGCAAACTGGATGTGGATACCGCAGCCAGCGTGATCAACGGTATTGCCGAAGGCTGTCTGCAGTCTGGCTGCGCGCTGGTTGGCGGTGAAACCGCAGAAATGCCAGGCATGTATCACGGCGAAGATTATGACGTCGCAGGCTTCTGCGTGGGTGTGGTAGAAAAATCAGAAATTATCGACGGCAGTAAAGTGGCTGATGGTGATGTGCTGATTGCGCTGGCCTCCAGCGGCCCGCACTCTAACGGCTACTCGCTGGTGCGTAAAATCCTCGAAGTAAGCGGTTGCGACCCACAAACCACCGAACTTGAAGGTAAACCTCTGGCTGACCATCTGCTGGCACCGACCCGCATCTACGTGAAAAACGTGCTGGAGCTGATTGAGAACGTTGACGTTCACGCCATTGCCCACCTGACCGGTGGCGGCTTCTGGGAAAACATTCCGCGCGTACTGCCGGACAACACCCAGGCGGTAATCGACGAATCGTCCTGGCAGTGGCCAGCGGTCTTTAACTGGCTGCAAACCGCGGGCAACGTGAGTTCTCACGAAATGTACCGCACCTTTAACTGTGGCGTAGGTATGGTGATCGCCCTGCCAGCGAGCGAAGCGGATAAAGCCGTTAAGCTGCTGACGGACAAAGGTGAAAACGCGTGGAAAATCGGTATTATCAAAGCTTCCGATTCCGAACAGCGTGTGGTCATTGAATGA